One stretch of Roseibium sp. HPY-6 DNA includes these proteins:
- a CDS encoding alpha/beta fold hydrolase: MTRIIFVHGMNATSESWNTIPEKFNQAGFDAVSVDLPGHDRDLPLTVLLLGSKGTYSSGLTMNDYVEAVVAKFPAEDERNVVLVGHSMGGAVISQVAQQHPGRIKQLIYVAAMLPDTGDSPAKIINAIKDMDVPVTKTLGDYLPHLLKLRFVYQPEEPLGATFSRTPGFDAIPRGYVLCEEDDVIPAQLQETMLEAYGSASAKSDVVRLRRSHLPQYDRPDELFEKMKAMLSV, from the coding sequence ATGACCAGGATTATTTTTGTACATGGCATGAACGCAACGTCCGAAAGCTGGAACACAATTCCGGAGAAGTTCAACCAGGCCGGCTTTGACGCGGTTTCGGTCGACCTGCCGGGTCACGACAGGGACCTGCCACTCACGGTTCTGCTCTTGGGGAGTAAGGGCACATACTCCTCGGGATTGACGATGAACGACTATGTCGAGGCGGTTGTCGCCAAATTTCCTGCTGAAGACGAGAGGAATGTTGTTCTGGTCGGGCATTCGATGGGCGGGGCGGTCATTTCCCAGGTAGCCCAACAACATCCGGGCCGCATCAAGCAACTGATCTACGTTGCGGCAATGCTTCCAGACACCGGGGATTCACCTGCAAAGATCATAAATGCGATCAAGGATATGGACGTTCCGGTTACAAAAACCCTGGGTGATTATCTGCCTCACCTGCTGAAGTTACGTTTTGTTTATCAGCCCGAGGAACCCTTGGGGGCAACGTTCAGCCGTACGCCGGGTTTTGATGCCATTCCGCGCGGATATGTCCTGTGTGAGGAGGATGATGTCATCCCCGCACAACTACAGGAAACAATGCTTGAGGCTTATGGCAGTGCGAGCGCGAAATCTGATGTTGTCCGGCTGCGACGCAGCCATCTGCCGCAATATGACAGGCCTGATGAGCTCTTTGAAAAAATGAAGGCCATGCTGTCTGTATGA
- a CDS encoding FAD-dependent oxidoreductase — protein MTIIVVGAGISGLSTAWWLTKQGVPVTLFEQGPIPNPLSASGDQHRIIRRAYGGKGGYQRRIGDAYAAWDEMWVDIGKKHLVDTGFMILSQTEDDGGETYRRGLIEGGYPFDEMTSLETADRFPFIDPATIRYGLVSEEGGVLLCQKIAADLRNWLRDNGADVRENSEVTAVDPSSGTVTLADGTTQCADHLIVTAGAWTLGLFPKLGVSLTPYRTAVVYLTPPEDLREAWERAPAILDPGGPIDGYVLPPVAGTGLKFGAGIHKYRAGPNQDRTPKDGEGVTLRNHFSRPFSRIEEYHVDDVVTCAYTFTSDEHFFAVTEDKATIVSACSGHGYKFGAVVGQKLAEGVLSKDMATARTWLEARD, from the coding sequence ATGACAATAATCGTCGTTGGCGCTGGTATCTCCGGTCTGTCCACTGCGTGGTGGCTCACAAAACAAGGCGTCCCGGTCACGCTGTTTGAACAAGGTCCGATCCCCAATCCCCTGTCTGCCTCGGGCGATCAGCATCGCATCATTCGCCGCGCCTATGGTGGGAAAGGGGGCTATCAGCGGCGGATCGGCGACGCCTATGCGGCCTGGGACGAAATGTGGGTCGACATCGGCAAAAAGCATCTTGTCGATACAGGCTTCATGATCTTGTCCCAGACGGAAGACGACGGCGGCGAAACGTACCGGCGCGGGCTGATCGAGGGTGGCTATCCGTTTGACGAAATGACCTCGCTGGAGACTGCCGACCGCTTTCCTTTCATCGATCCGGCGACCATTCGCTATGGGCTGGTGAGCGAGGAAGGCGGTGTGCTGCTGTGCCAGAAGATAGCGGCGGACCTGCGGAATTGGCTGCGCGACAACGGTGCGGACGTACGAGAAAACTCAGAGGTTACGGCAGTCGACCCCTCTTCAGGGACAGTCACGCTTGCCGACGGTACCACGCAGTGCGCGGATCATCTGATCGTCACAGCCGGTGCCTGGACGCTTGGGCTCTTTCCCAAACTTGGCGTCAGCCTCACACCCTATCGCACTGCCGTTGTCTATCTCACGCCCCCTGAAGACCTTCGCGAAGCCTGGGAACGGGCACCTGCCATTCTTGATCCGGGCGGCCCGATCGACGGCTATGTTCTTCCGCCAGTGGCGGGCACCGGACTGAAGTTCGGGGCCGGAATTCACAAGTACCGGGCTGGTCCGAACCAGGACAGGACGCCAAAGGATGGCGAGGGCGTGACCCTGCGCAATCACTTCTCGCGGCCTTTTTCCAGGATTGAGGAGTACCACGTCGACGACGTTGTGACCTGCGCCTATACGTTCACATCCGACGAACATTTCTTTGCGGTCACCGAGGACAAGGCAACCATCGTCTCGGCATGCTCCGGGCATGGTTACAAGTTTGGCGCGGTGGTCGGTCAAAAGCTCGCCGAAGGCGTTTTGTCAAAAGACATGGCGACGGCACGGACCTGGCTGGAGGCCAGGGACTGA
- a CDS encoding helix-turn-helix transcriptional regulator: MSEDAREAVLQIYDAVADPSLWPDVLQRVAEQVNAVGCIMFEWQTAPAARKLAVSVASSYYDPAQIDVYIDRFFEEEARDQDIFEAHSLLLDRIDLVQDDVLAPSLEALKERPNVQTLQKLGILHRAAGLLNKDNSARSRFSVQLGADRGRLTEAEQNHLGLILPHVAKAYDLGGPAKQLADEHYGMLAAMDRLSIGVCILDSNGSVVIKNEEFRRQLAEYRVFRVDAAGKLILSKAADQKRFETLKADAMNHGKFGARPRKEALSADEDVFLCMEVAPLHKSQEIGSKAFDGCIVYSSDTSLPFACQTLPIKTAYKLTDAEMSLVDAIAEGLTNTQIAEQRGRAVPTINAQVKSILSKTQCATRTQFVRLMMSFGTDFLAANRKSSSL, from the coding sequence ATGTCCGAGGACGCAAGGGAAGCGGTTCTGCAAATCTACGATGCGGTTGCAGATCCCTCGCTTTGGCCGGACGTCTTGCAGCGCGTTGCCGAACAGGTCAACGCCGTCGGTTGCATCATGTTCGAATGGCAAACGGCCCCTGCCGCGCGCAAGCTGGCCGTTTCTGTCGCATCCAGTTACTACGACCCCGCACAAATCGACGTCTACATCGATCGTTTTTTCGAAGAGGAAGCGCGGGATCAGGATATCTTCGAAGCGCATTCCCTGCTGCTTGACCGGATTGATCTTGTCCAGGACGACGTGCTTGCGCCGTCACTTGAGGCCTTGAAGGAACGCCCCAATGTGCAGACGCTTCAAAAGCTCGGCATCCTGCATCGCGCAGCCGGTCTTCTCAATAAGGACAATTCAGCGCGATCCCGCTTCTCCGTTCAGTTGGGTGCGGATCGGGGCCGTTTGACAGAAGCGGAGCAAAATCATCTGGGCCTCATTCTGCCGCATGTCGCCAAGGCTTATGATCTCGGCGGGCCTGCCAAACAGCTCGCCGACGAACACTACGGAATGCTGGCTGCCATGGATCGCCTGTCCATTGGTGTTTGCATTCTCGATTCCAACGGAAGCGTCGTGATCAAGAACGAGGAGTTTCGAAGGCAACTTGCCGAATACCGCGTCTTTCGTGTCGATGCTGCGGGTAAGCTCATCTTGTCCAAAGCTGCTGATCAGAAACGCTTTGAGACTCTCAAGGCGGACGCCATGAACCACGGGAAGTTTGGTGCGAGGCCTCGCAAGGAAGCGCTTTCAGCGGATGAAGATGTTTTTCTCTGCATGGAAGTCGCACCTCTTCACAAGTCGCAGGAAATCGGCTCCAAAGCCTTTGACGGGTGTATTGTCTACAGTTCCGATACCAGTCTTCCCTTCGCTTGCCAGACGCTGCCGATAAAGACCGCCTACAAGCTGACCGATGCCGAGATGTCGCTGGTCGATGCGATTGCCGAGGGGCTGACCAACACCCAAATTGCCGAGCAAAGGGGCCGTGCGGTGCCGACGATCAATGCACAGGTCAAATCCATCCTGTCCAAGACACAATGCGCCACGCGCACGCAATTTGTCCGCCTGATGATGAGTTTCGGTACGGATTTTCTAGCGGCGAACAGGAAAAGTTCCTCGCTATAG
- a CDS encoding adenylate/guanylate cyclase domain-containing protein, which yields MNIDAISMRMLSNIGVGVALADPESLTIGYRNPAFAAWFGVEDGAPLDQALGSVTRTELHEKLAVEEAIRLDVAVKRKRRLLTIETVIRHAESDGRKILLVECQNISRLRETEAMIDSYARIAEKKARELELEKNRVEKLLLNVMPRSVYEEYTAFGTVTPKLYEPVSVLMLDFVGFTQMAAAADPTVTVTELNDIFTAFDRIAEMHGCERIKTIGDAYLAVAGLPTPNPDHAGAVAQCASKMIRYLERRNESHPHKWQARIGIASGSVVGSVVGVQKYVYDVFGPAVNLASRLQSLSNPMEVTATSEFGEDGLEGLVPVDAGTVDIRGFGSTSIVKLQARGLVDLAA from the coding sequence ATGAATATCGACGCGATAAGCATGCGGATGCTGTCCAACATCGGGGTTGGGGTCGCACTCGCCGACCCGGAAAGCCTCACGATCGGCTACCGCAATCCGGCATTTGCCGCCTGGTTTGGTGTTGAAGACGGCGCACCGCTTGATCAGGCGCTCGGCAGTGTGACGCGCACCGAATTGCACGAAAAGCTGGCCGTTGAGGAGGCGATCAGGCTCGATGTCGCGGTCAAGCGCAAGCGGCGGCTTTTGACCATTGAAACGGTCATTCGGCACGCGGAGAGCGACGGGCGAAAAATACTGCTCGTTGAGTGCCAGAACATCTCGCGTCTGCGTGAGACGGAGGCGATGATCGACAGCTATGCCCGCATTGCGGAGAAGAAGGCGCGCGAACTGGAGCTTGAAAAGAACCGCGTCGAAAAACTGCTTCTCAACGTCATGCCACGCTCGGTTTATGAAGAATACACCGCCTTTGGAACAGTGACCCCAAAGCTCTATGAGCCGGTCTCAGTTTTGATGCTCGATTTCGTCGGCTTTACGCAGATGGCCGCAGCTGCCGACCCGACAGTCACCGTTACCGAACTGAATGATATCTTCACGGCCTTTGACCGGATCGCCGAAATGCATGGCTGCGAGCGGATAAAGACGATCGGCGATGCGTATCTTGCTGTCGCCGGGTTGCCGACCCCCAACCCGGATCATGCCGGCGCAGTGGCGCAATGTGCATCGAAGATGATCCGCTATCTGGAACGGCGCAACGAAAGCCATCCCCACAAGTGGCAGGCAAGGATCGGCATCGCCTCCGGCTCTGTCGTCGGATCGGTCGTCGGTGTCCAGAAATATGTCTATGACGTCTTCGGTCCCGCGGTGAACCTTGCATCCAGGCTGCAGTCGCTGTCCAATCCGATGGAGGTGACGGCAACGTCCGAGTTTGGCGAAGACGGCCTGGAAGGCCTGGTGCCGGTCGATGCCGGAACCGTCGATATCCGTGGCTTCGGATCAACGTCCATCGTCAAGCTTCAGGCGCGCGGCCTTGTCGATCTCGCGGCGTGA
- a CDS encoding N-acetylmuramoyl-L-alanine amidase, with amino-acid sequence MQQKYGFTKFSPNEFSTWIAKQSISRACVRVQQHHTWKPRYSGFKGSNHFEMQRSMKRYHINNNGWSDIGQHFSIFPDGAIVTGRPLNRSPACIYNANSRAICIESVGNFDAGGDTMKPAQADAIFSATAALLKKIGLSKPSRTNVVYHHWYDGNGGLVYTNSGQKSCPGTAFFGGNQLSDFEANFLPRLQAIMGAGGGTQPVGLLEWVGVTSDSLNIRKGPGSNFAMISEQGPLDHGAVVRVYEQSANGWLRISQSKQFWIYGRYTDPVVSATVNTADTNARLGPGMTFDVERVFQDGDRVFIFGSNGEWKKIEDDLWVHESLLDVA; translated from the coding sequence ATGCAGCAGAAATATGGATTTACTAAATTTTCGCCGAATGAATTTTCGACCTGGATCGCAAAGCAATCGATCAGTCGCGCCTGTGTTCGCGTCCAGCAACACCACACTTGGAAGCCGCGTTACTCGGGGTTTAAAGGCAGTAATCACTTTGAGATGCAAAGGAGCATGAAGCGATATCACATCAACAACAACGGGTGGAGCGATATTGGTCAGCACTTCTCGATCTTTCCCGATGGCGCAATCGTTACGGGGCGTCCATTGAACCGATCGCCTGCCTGTATCTACAATGCGAACAGCCGGGCCATCTGTATCGAATCCGTGGGCAATTTCGATGCCGGCGGCGATACCATGAAGCCTGCACAAGCGGACGCGATATTCAGCGCAACCGCAGCTCTACTGAAGAAAATCGGCCTCTCCAAACCAAGCAGAACCAATGTGGTCTACCATCACTGGTATGACGGCAACGGCGGCCTGGTTTACACGAACAGTGGACAAAAAAGCTGTCCCGGCACAGCGTTCTTTGGCGGGAACCAGCTCTCGGATTTCGAGGCCAACTTCCTGCCGAGGCTTCAGGCAATAATGGGCGCAGGAGGCGGCACCCAGCCCGTGGGTTTGCTCGAATGGGTCGGTGTCACGTCGGATAGCCTCAACATTCGAAAAGGGCCGGGCAGCAATTTTGCCATGATCAGCGAGCAGGGGCCCCTCGACCACGGTGCGGTCGTTCGGGTCTATGAGCAATCGGCAAACGGCTGGCTGCGTATTTCGCAATCCAAGCAGTTCTGGATCTACGGCCGCTACACCGATCCGGTCGTTTCCGCCACCGTCAATACGGCGGATACCAATGCCCGCCTTGGACCCGGCATGACGTTCGATGTCGAGCGGGTATTTCAGGACGGCGACCGCGTCTTCATTTTCGGAAGCAACGGTGAATGGAAGAAGATTGAAGATGACCTGTGGGTGCACGAGAGCCTTCTGGACGTCGCATGA